The window AATCATCTCCAGAGATTCGTTTAAATTCCGTAATTCTTTTTTGGTTCTAGAACTTTGTAAGGCGATGGCAAGAACTCCCGAAAACAAAAAACTTAAGATCCCATATTGAGTTAAATATGCATTTTTCCCCGTAATTACATCGGTTAAAACATCCGCTATTCCAAAAAAAGTTGCAACGAGGGCACCAATGGATACAACAATTGCTTCAGAAGATTTTTTATAATTTTTAGCAAGTAACTGCACTAAGATGGGAACTTTTATTCCGAGTAAAATATACCAAATATATACAAAATAAAATCTTACATCTGGATTTAGTTCGAATAATTGGATCAATGCCAATATAGTATCAAATAAAAAAGTGATAAATGCAATTTTCGTAATCTTACGATCAATCAATGTATGTACGAATAACATAATGAAAACGGGAAAAATAAATTGGCAAAAGAATAATAATCGTACTAAAATTTCTGGGTGAATTCCTAAAAAATGGATTTTATTTAAAACAGGTAGGCGCCAACATACAAAAAAAATTGCAGTGCCTGCTAAATATAATCCAGATTTGGAGGAACGGTTGAGAGCATATCCAATTGCTTGTTGCAAAAAAATCCCAAAGAATAAGGCGGCCATTACGATTTGATTCACATCCTCATAAATCATTTTGTCCTTAATTTCATTTTGGGAACCGAATAGCGGAATGGATCGAAATAAACCACAACGAAATTCGGTTTCCCTACATTCGATTTCTACTTCTAAATGATTTTCACCTAACAAAACTAAGGAGTTTGGTATTTCGTAATACCTTACCTTATGCCAATATGGATAATAATTCGGTGATAAACCGCCAGTCGTCCCAATTAATTTACCATTCCAATAAGTATTGTCTGCAGAGTGAACACGATCCAAATAAACGGAAATGGAAGTTTCAGGTAGTTGGTCGATGGGAAGAATCAGATGGTATTTACCACGGAGTGGCACTTTGTAACCTTGTTCGATTAATAGAACGCCTACTTTGATTTGTTTTGGAAATTTTTCTCCCTCTGACTGGAAAGTCCATCGAGAATCAAGGGACACCACTTCAGCGGATATAGAAAAAGAGAAAAATAAAAAAATCAATATCTGTTTCATCAACATAGTGTCAGACAATTCCTTTGTTTGGAATAAAAGTTTGGATGGGACGAAACAATACTTCCTTTGACCAGAGGAATTCTAAGTCCACTCGTAAAATAGAGAATCGAAGGCAGAACACCGAAAGGATTGAAAACCTTCTGAAGGGAAGTGCAAGGATTTTTTTACATACAAAAAAACCATTTTGAGATCTACCCAAACGATTCCCAAAGGCTACAAATTGTTTTTACAATCCCTTTCGATGAGGGTATATTCAATTTCTGCCACTAATTTTTGTTAGCTGGATCAATTCGGATAATAAAATAGAACGAAGGGCCCCTTCCGAGTCCTTCTATGGTTCGGAATTGTACCTTCTAGCTGTAGCAATTTTCACGAAAGCCTTCTGTTTTCAGACAGAAAATCGTGCCCATTTTCGTTTTAGACTTAGTCTAATTATTGACAAAATTTGCTAGGAGGAGAAATTGCAATGGTAATGGATCTTAGTTACCAAAAAACAAAGGAACTTCTGGAGTCCCATGGAATCCGGCCCACGTCGCAACGTTTGGAAATGGCCCACCTCCTCCTTGAGAAACACCAACATTTGTTTGCGGAAGAAGTGTTCCATTTGGTAAACACTCATTTTCCACACGCATCACGTGCGACGATTTTTAATAATCTGAAATTATTTGCGGAGAAGGGACTTCTAGGAACTTTGGAACTCAAGTCTGGTGTGACTCATTTTGATTCCAATACAGGAGTCCACCACCATGCTTTGGATGAAAATTCGGGTGAGATCATTGACATTGAACTCGAAAAAACTTTGGAAGAAAAAGTATTATCGGAACTCAAGGAAAGTTATTTTCAAAAAACGGGTAAACATCTCCAAAACCCAAAACTTGTCATTACCCTCAGAGGAAAATAAATCCCTCTGAGAGAAGCGGATCAAACCAATTACTTTTTAATTTTATCTTTATATTTGATGGCAAGCGCCGACGCATTCCAGATCACTCGGTTCCAAACAATGAGTAATATACTTTTTTGACGCAATTCAAATCGATAGTTGATGATATCGTCTCCACCTTTTTCTCTGGCTTGTTTTAACAAATCGCTATAACCAGTTTCTCCCGTTAACACGAGTAAGAACCAAGATACATACTCACCTTGAGTTTCTACTGGACCAATGATTTGGTAGTCATCAGAATTCATCACGTATTGTGTCATGTTAGCTGCAAGTCCAGGACTTCGTAATTCTGTATAAATACAATTCCCGAAAAACGAACCGACTAACAAAAGCGGTAAAATGCGAAATATGATTTTTTTCATTGAGAACCCCATTTGTTTTCAAAAGAATACTATTTTTTTAAAGGATTTAGAAAAAGAGTCAATAAAAAAGAGAGGATTTTTTTGAAATCCAGCAGTAGTGTTTCTAATAAAGATGAATGATTTTTTTCCTTCAATCGCCATTTGTGGAATTGGCTCAGTCACAGTTACCATCGTCCACGCCTTCCACCAAAACAAGGTTCCTTTCAAAATTCTCTGTAAGGACCAAACTCGATTCGATTTCTTAAAAGAAAAACCCATTCAATTCAAAGACCCTGATGGAAAGATAATCAAAATTGATTTAGGAGATCATTTAACATTAATTCAAGATTCTAAGGATAAATTTGATTTTATTTTTCTTGGATGTAAAAATCAGTCACTAAACGAATACCTTTCCATCACAGAAAATGCTTTAGACAGTAATGGGAAATGGATTTTGATTCAAAACGGTTTGCCGGAAACTCATTTTCCAAATCTAATGGAGAAACTGATTGGTGGTGTTGTCGGATGGAATACACAAGTCTTATCAGATGGAACCTACTTCCAATCAAATCCTGGAAGTTTGATACTAGGTGGATGTAACCAAACAAAACTTAATCCAATTTGGCCCTCGTTACTCCATCCTTGGATTGAGGTGAAACTCACAGAAGAAATACTAGGTTACAGATGGCATAAACTTGCCATCAATGCGATCATCAATGGTCTTGCTGCTTCAAAACAACTCAGCTTAGGACAGTTGTTTTTGAATGAAGAAGGTAGAAAAGAAGCGATTTCAATTCTAACAGAAGTCAAACAGCTGATGTTTTTTCTCAAGATAAAAGAGGGAGTTGTCCCAGGATCTGTCCCCATACATAAATTAGGCGATGGAAAGGGTGCTTTACCTGTTTGGATCAGACATTTGATTCTTATATTTCTTGGACTCAAATATTTTAAAATTAGAACGTCTATGGTACAAGACTTAGACCATAAACGAAAAACCGAAATCAATTATATCAATGGAGAAATTGTGAAGATCGCGGGTTTACATAAAATCCCAGTTCCCGCAAATTTAAAGGTTTTAAACGAAGTCTTAAAACTAGAAAGTGAGTGACTCAACTAAAAAATCGAAAGATTCACTTTCCTAATTTTAAGAGTTCAGATATGGAATGGTTTGCTTCCAAGGGGTGGCGAAGTTTTTGATCCGATTGGATGATGTATTGGTTTCTACGTCCATCTTTACTTTTCTGGAGAATGGAGGCATCCACCAAATCTTTAACAATTGTTTGCACTGCTCTTTCTGTGATTCCAACGAGGACGGCTACATCTTTTAAGCGCATTTCAGGGTCTTTACTCAAACAGATGAGAACATGTGAATGATTGGATAAAAACGTCCACTGACCATTTTTTTTTGTAGTCTCTTTCGGTTTTCGTTTTAGTTCTTTTGTCATTCGCTCTTAAACCTAGTTTTTGAATTAAGTTGATTCGGACCATTTAAAATCGCGTACAACCCAAGCCCAATAGATAAACAAAAATTGAAAAGGCAATCGAACATATAATGCCCAAATTGGGACTCCAAAATCCTTACCATCTAAGGCTTCGAGTAGCATGTTGATATTGGCAGGATAAATCGCAAGTAAGAGTAAAATAATTCCATAACATGCCAATTTTCTCATTCGTTCATACAATACTAAAAGACCGAGCGTGATTTCAGAAAGCCCACTGGTCACATTGAGTAATTCGTGAAAGGGTAAATAATCGGGCATCATTTCTAAATAAAATTCGGGTGAGAGGAAATGATTGGTGCCGGCGACTATATAAAAAATGGCAAGGGAATACATGAAAAATTTTTTCATCACAGAACTAAATCACAACTAGTGAAAAAATGATACAAATTTTAAATGGATTAGGCAACAATTTGTCCTTCTTTGGATTTGAAATGACCCAATTTTTCCTCTAGTCGCTTTCTACTTTTGATCGTGATCCGATTGGATTCAATGACAAGGTTTGTATCTGCTTTGAATTCATCAATACTCTCTTGTTTTAACTTGATGATCCCACACATATTACAAAGTTCTTCCATTTGGATGTAAATTGTATGAGGAGTCGAAAGGCTTAAATCCAAATTCCG of the Leptospira biflexa serovar Patoc strain 'Patoc 1 (Paris)' genome contains:
- a CDS encoding PP2C family protein-serine/threonine phosphatase, translating into MLMKQILIFLFFSFSISAEVVSLDSRWTFQSEGEKFPKQIKVGVLLIEQGYKVPLRGKYHLILPIDQLPETSISVYLDRVHSADNTYWNGKLIGTTGGLSPNYYPYWHKVRYYEIPNSLVLLGENHLEVEIECRETEFRCGLFRSIPLFGSQNEIKDKMIYEDVNQIVMAALFFGIFLQQAIGYALNRSSKSGLYLAGTAIFFVCWRLPVLNKIHFLGIHPEILVRLLFFCQFIFPVFIMLFVHTLIDRKITKIAFITFLFDTILALIQLFELNPDVRFYFVYIWYILLGIKVPILVQLLAKNYKKSSEAIVVSIGALVATFFGIADVLTDVITGKNAYLTQYGILSFLFSGVLAIALQSSRTKKELRNLNESLEMIVTLRTQELQKQYKLLHDDLVMAASLQSKLIPPMEFQYARLNVASMFMPMEKIGGDYFDYYIHEDGSLTFLLCDVLGHGIAAALIASMLKVNFLEIAPKIKDPSLFLKEINLKILPVIEKNYITAVASHFDLKNQILRYSVMGHPSPFHLNLKDNSLETLGGRGPIMGWKKEVQLDTYKIPLRTGDRFFFYTDGITESHSREKEMFGETRLRNQLLEGNALSPKELNEKIKKEIKKFTFRLSDDVTYFTIDFL
- the perRA gene encoding peroxide-responsive transcriptional repressor PerRA encodes the protein MDLSYQKTKELLESHGIRPTSQRLEMAHLLLEKHQHLFAEEVFHLVNTHFPHASRATIFNNLKLFAEKGLLGTLELKSGVTHFDSNTGVHHHALDENSGEIIDIELEKTLEEKVLSELKESYFQKTGKHLQNPKLVITLRGK
- a CDS encoding LIC11742 family lipoprotein, whose amino-acid sequence is MKKIIFRILPLLLVGSFFGNCIYTELRSPGLAANMTQYVMNSDDYQIIGPVETQGEYVSWFLLVLTGETGYSDLLKQAREKGGDDIINYRFELRQKSILLIVWNRVIWNASALAIKYKDKIKK
- a CDS encoding ketopantoate reductase family protein encodes the protein MNDFFPSIAICGIGSVTVTIVHAFHQNKVPFKILCKDQTRFDFLKEKPIQFKDPDGKIIKIDLGDHLTLIQDSKDKFDFIFLGCKNQSLNEYLSITENALDSNGKWILIQNGLPETHFPNLMEKLIGGVVGWNTQVLSDGTYFQSNPGSLILGGCNQTKLNPIWPSLLHPWIEVKLTEEILGYRWHKLAINAIINGLAASKQLSLGQLFLNEEGRKEAISILTEVKQLMFFLKIKEGVVPGSVPIHKLGDGKGALPVWIRHLILIFLGLKYFKIRTSMVQDLDHKRKTEINYINGEIVKIAGLHKIPVPANLKVLNEVLKLESE
- a CDS encoding winged helix-turn-helix transcriptional regulator; protein product: MTKELKRKPKETTKKNGQWTFLSNHSHVLICLSKDPEMRLKDVAVLVGITERAVQTIVKDLVDASILQKSKDGRRNQYIIQSDQKLRHPLEANHSISELLKLGK
- a CDS encoding DoxX family membrane protein, which translates into the protein MKKFFMYSLAIFYIVAGTNHFLSPEFYLEMMPDYLPFHELLNVTSGLSEITLGLLVLYERMRKLACYGIILLLLAIYPANINMLLEALDGKDFGVPIWALYVRLPFQFLFIYWAWVVRDFKWSEST